One Archangium violaceum genomic window, GAAGGGGCGGAAGATCTTCTCACAGGGAGTGTGGGCGCCCGAGGCCCACATCACCGCCGCCCGGGCCGCCCTGGAGGCCGAGCGCGCCACCCCCGCCTATGCCCGCCGCCGGGAGGCGGACGTGCGCCGCCGGGAGCGCGAGCAGGCCGAGTACGAGGTGGACTTCGCCAACGCCGTGCTGCGCTTCCTCGCCTTCGCGCCCTCCTTCACCGCCCAGGCCAAGAAGCTGGCCGTGGCGGTGTCCGCCCATGCCACCCCCGTGGGCAGCGGCACCGTGGCCCGCACCGAGCGCATCCCCCTCGAGCGCCGCGCCGAGGCCGCCGTCATCGCCTGGATGCGACATCAGACGACGGCCTACGACAACCTCTCCATCGCCCGGGTGAAGGGCGCCCGGCGCGAGGTGCGCCGCGAGCTGGCCGAGGTGTCCCGCGCGGTGTTGGACCTCCACCGCCGCGACGTCCCCCACGCGCCGGCCGCGTGCCCCCTGTGCACCGCCCTGGCCCGGCTCGGCGCACCTTCTCGACTCTAGCCAATGGGTGCTCCAAGGGGCTGATCTTCCTGGGGTTCTGACGCTCCGTGCCGGGGGGACCCGAAGCGGAGATCGCCCTCTTGGGGCCTATGCCTCTCGTTGGCGCCAACACGTCTCCTTGGGGGGGCGCAGGCCCGCTATGGGGGACGCCGCTCCAGTCCCTGGCATCCGCTCCCCGGCACCTCGTGTGTCGATGCTCACCGGGAAGCGCGGGAATTTGGACGAGCCGAGCGTCGCGGC contains:
- a CDS encoding DUF2293 domain-containing protein gives rise to the protein MSDSLTVAPTKDPRRVRAADGSLLTVPAGWALLPPGDAGLTRRVKAAGPSWTVVEKKGRKIFSQGVWAPEAHITAARAALEAERATPAYARRREADVRRREREQAEYEVDFANAVLRFLAFAPSFTAQAKKLAVAVSAHATPVGSGTVARTERIPLERRAEAAVIAWMRHQTTAYDNLSIARVKGARREVRRELAEVSRAVLDLHRRDVPHAPAACPLCTALARLGAPSRL